One segment of Primulina tabacum isolate GXHZ01 chromosome 6, ASM2559414v2, whole genome shotgun sequence DNA contains the following:
- the LOC142549191 gene encoding uncharacterized protein LOC142549191 — protein MRPGRMWNGESRSADRLGAWTSTDRVGGLSPGS, from the coding sequence ATGCGCCCCGGTCGGATGTGGAATGGTGAGAGCCGGTCCGCCGATCGGCTCGGGGCGTGGACCAGCACGGATCGTGTCGGCGGCCTAAGCCCGGGAAGTTAG